A single window of Labrus mixtus chromosome 23, fLabMix1.1, whole genome shotgun sequence DNA harbors:
- the LOC132958458 gene encoding gastrula zinc finger protein XlCGF46.1-like: protein MSQNFDVFMFELFQAVKETPSDQEEQRPPSVMKEDAVDDTRPHAESPKDPAGEESERSRDSRRKQQVEKEEDGEQCGTSEDFSALSSARSAADSDHEEDDNEVEEEEEEEWKPDKEEKVDSSEITKRKRVKDPGVKSKRRKQIKSSVKVASDSSGVPVSCKVCRALSGSENMLIKHSWSHVEDPERLCGVCGEHSESPEELRTHLESHKKTFSCDVCGKNFLSVVGFQRHAVLHTGEKPYECDVCQKKYASKNTLRNHRLVHVEEKPHRCDVCDKTFAFKQQLRTHAVSHTGEKPYTCDLCGKSVLDLISLSRHKMSHSGKKRYSCPVCGKKFLTPAAVRGHEKIHTVRDKTFLCDVCCKTFHSQSILSVHLKTHGGKKTMCSTCGKGLSSKGALSRHLLVHSGERPYKCSECGRTFNARSLLTSHLKTHAGIKPFVCGVCGKACSRREHLSVHMRTHNGEKPYKCTVCERGFTQSHCLKTHMKKHQEGEESAGGGTMD, encoded by the exons ATGAGTCAGAACTTTGATGTCTTCATGTTTGAATTGTTTCAGGCAGTAAAGGAAACGCCGAGCGACCAGGAGGAGCAGCGTCCCCCGTCAGTGATGAAAGAAGACGCCGTCGATGACACACGGCCACACGCAGA GTCTCCAAAGGatcctgcaggagaggagagcgagCGATCAAGAGACTCGAGACGGAAACAACAAGTCGAGAAGGAGGAAGACGGGGAACAATGTGGAACATCAGAGGACTTCAGCGCCCTCTCTTCTGCTCGCTCTGCAGCCGACAGCGACCACGAGGAGGACGACAAcgaggtagaagaagaagaagaagaagagtggaaaccagacaaagaggagaaagtGGACTCTTCAGagataacaaagagaaaaagagtcaAAGATCCAGGAGtcaaatcaaagagaaggaaacaGATCAAGTCATCTGTGAAGGTGGCGAGTGATAGCAGCGGCGTTCCTGTGTCGTGTAAAGTGTGCAGAGCTCTGAGCGGCTCAGAGAACATGTTGATCAAACACTCGTGGAGTCACGTGGAGGATCCAGAGAGACTGTGTGGAGTCTGTGGAGAACATTCAGAGAGTCCAGAGGAACTGAGGACTCATCTGGAGAGTCACAAGAAAACGTTCAGCTGTGACGTCTGTGGGAAGAACTTCCTGTCTGTGGTCGGTTTTCAGAGACACGCCGTTCTTCACACGGGAGAGAAACCGTACGAGTGTGACGTCTGCCAGAAGAAATACGCGtcaaaaaacactttgaggaaTCATCGACTGGTGCACGTGGAGGAGAAACCACACAGATGTGACGTCTGTGATAAAACGTTTGCGTTCAAACAGCAGCTGAGGACTCACGCTGTGAGCCACACAGGTGAGAAGCCGTACACCTGCGACCTGTGCGGGAAGTCCGTCCTCGACCTCATCTCTTTGTCCCGACACAAGATGAGTCACTCCGGGAAAAAACGCTACAGCTGTCCGGTTTGTGGGAAGAAGTTTTTAACTCCTGCAGCAGTGAGAGGACACGAGAAGATCCACACGGTCAGAGACAAAACGTTCCTCTGTGACGTCTGCTGCAAAACGTTTCACTCTCAAAGTATTCTGAGTGTTCACCTGAAAACACACGGTGGGAAAAAGACCATGTGCAGCACCTGCGGGAAGGGACTGTCTTCAAAAGGAGCGCTGAGCAGACATCTGTTGGTCCACAGCGGAGAGAGACCCTACAAGTGCTCCGAGTGTGGACGCACGTTTAATGCCAGGAGTCTCCTCACGTCCCACCTGAAGACGCACGCCGGCATCAAACCGTTTGTGTGCGGCGTGTGCGGGAAGGCGTGCTCGCGAAGAGAACACCTGAGTGTCCACATGAGGACCCACAACGGAGAGAAACCATACAAGTGCACCGTGTGTGAGCGAGGCTTCACTCAGAGCCACTGTCTGAAGACTCACATGAAGAAGCaccaggagggggaggagtcagcggGGGGCGGGACGATGGACTGA
- the LOC132958960 gene encoding uncharacterized protein LOC132958960 encodes MEAVNLIFVSSVDCKLSKTELLRGIVTEKLTTAAREIFAVVERTVSGYEEEAAGLRQEIDRQRIQLEAILQPRVSLCRIDEPEEEEEEEQLKRGEDSGSRAGLDHAEEEEEEEPEKIRGRKSSSINLRVCLLEDSTLSVLNRGVSQSQVKEVRCPPGLQEADFLDLLRASFPQLTGQFDAFTVDAHRSLTPLTVKTLTPEEIRRSIKSTGRGRSALYIRVQVLHPSPGTTSESSWL; translated from the exons ATGGAAGCCGTGAACCTGATATTTGTGTCCTCGGTGGACTGTAAACTTTCTAAAACTGAGTTACTGAGAGGAATCGTTACCGAGAAACTGACGACGGCAGCGCGGGAAATCTTCGCGGTTGTCGAGAGAACCGTATCCGgttacgaggaggaggcggcgggtCTGAGGCAGGAGATCGACCGGCAGAGGATCCAGCTGGAGGCTATCCTGCAGCCTCGAGTCTCTCTGTGTAGGATAG AtgaacctgaagaagaagaagaagaggagcagctCAAAC GTGGGGAGGACTCGGGGAGCCGGGCCGGTTTAGATCatgctgaggaagaggaggaggaggagccagagAAGATCAGAGGCAGGAAGTCGTCCTCTATAAACCTCAGAGTCTGTCTGTTAGAGGACTCCACCCTCAGTGTACTGAACAGAGGAG tgtctcaGTCTCAGGTGAAGGAGGTGAGGTGTCCTCCGGGCCTGCAGGAGGCAGACTTCCTGGACCTCCTGAGGGCGTCCTTCCCTCAGCTGACGGGACAGTTTGATGCATTCACAGTCGACGCCCACCGGAGTCTGACACCCCTCACAGTAAAGACCCTGACACCCGAGGAGATCCGGAGGTCCATCAAGTCGACGGGGAGAGGACGGTCCGCTCTTTACATCCGAGTCCAGGTACTACATCCGAGTCCAGGTACTACATCCGAGTCCAG CTGGCTGTga
- the LOC132958260 gene encoding zinc finger protein 883-like has translation MEMLCFSLPDMTKSPVQDLRCPRGLPEEDFLALLRSTFPQLADQKPFHMFKSDRSRRLRRLRVQTSTPEEIFRSMRRTGVEKSVLYLRMKTGEEEEEEEELHFLQESDAESPSTSDLKIKSDAAGLTSSSSVQDSRVSFLSSSTTPRQQEADDDDGAAGSQVDSSDNEEVKDRDTDWKPDPDRCRPKLRGGRTVGGQRMVISKHPCKVCGVWYRVQSSLIKHAWTHLDEAQSVCGVCGRRFETVDGLKDHLRGYQETHDCSHCGKSFLTVTGLEHHTTRHTGNRPFKCDVCSKTFAHRYALSRHRWVHAADKPHQCDLCPKAFGLKAALRAHRKTHGRDGFNCSVCGKSLSDRRCLLRHKATHSGERRHGCEVCGKRFKLAYTLKSHEKTHTSRERLFLCHVCCKSFFSNCSLKAHMRTHSDERPFPCGVCGKGFVSNGELKVHMRVHTGEAPYGCSQCGRFFKRKTHLNSHLRSHLGLKLFVCSVCGKACSRQEHLNVHMRTHNGERPYQCTVCEKAFTQGHCLKTHMKSHHHQENTFLNAPSN, from the exons ATGGAGatgctttgtttctctcttccaGACATGACCAAGTCTCCGGTCCAGGACCTGAGGTGTCCTCGTGGACTGCCGGAGGAGGACTTCCTGGCCCTGTTGAGGTCGACCTTCCCCCAGCTGGCCGATCAGAAACCTTTCCACATGTTCAAGTCGGATCGCAGCAGGCGGCTCCGACGGCTTCGCGTGCAGACGTCGACGCCGGAGGAGATCTTCAGGAGCATGAGGAGAACCGGGGTGGAGAAGTCAGTCCTCTACCTCCGCATGAAG acaggagaggaggaggaggaagaggaggagcttcacttcctgcaggAAAGCGACGCCGAGTCTCCGTCCACTTCAGATCTTAAGATAAAAAGTGACGCAGCTGGACTCACTTCAAG CTCCTCTGTTCAGGACTCCAGAGTCTCCTTCCTGTCCAGCAGCACGACGCCTCGACAACAGGAAGCTGATGATGACGACGGTGCAGCCGGGAGCCAAGTGGACTCAAGTGACAACGAGGAGGTGAAAGACCGGGACACGGACTGGAAACCGGATCCTGATCGGTGCAGACCAAAGCTGAGGGGGGGCAGGACTGTGGGGGGTCAGAGGATGGTGATCAGTAAACATCCGTGTAAAGTTTGTGGGGTTTGGTACCGGGTCCAGAGCAGCCTGATCAAACACGCCTGGACTCACCTGGACGaggctcagagtgtgtgtggggtgtgcgGGCGGCGCTTTGAGACCGTGGACGGGTTGAAAGACCACCTGAGGGGTTACCAGGAGACCCACGACTGCTCTCACTGCGGGAAGTCCTTCCTCACCGTCACGGGTCTTGAACACCACACGACGCGCCACACGGGGAACCGACCTTTCAaatgtgacgtctgcagcaagaCGTTCGCTCACCGTTACGCGCTGAGCAGACACCGCTGGGTGCACGCCGCCGACAAGCCGCATCAGTGCGACCTCTGCCCGAAGGCGTTCGGTCTGAAGGCGGCGCTGCGAGCTCACAGGAAGACGCACGGAAGAGACGGCTTTAACTGCAGCGTCTGCGGGAAGTCTCTGTCGGACCGGAGGTGTCTGCTGCGACACAAGGCGACGCACTCCGGAGAAAGACGCCACGGCTGCGAGGTCTGCGGGAAGCGGTTCAAACTGGCGTACACGTTAAAGTCTCACGAGAAGACGCACACGTCCAGAGAGCGGCTGTTCCTCTGCCACGTCTGCTGCAAGAGCTTCTTCTCCAACTGCAGCCTGAAGGCGCACATGAGGACGCACAGCGACGAGCGCCCGTTCCCCTGCGGCGTCTGCGGGAAAGGCTTCGTCTCCAACGGCGAGCTGAAGGTGCACATGCGCGTTCACACGGGCGAGGCGCCGTACGGCTGCTCCCAGTGCGGACGCTTCTTCAAACGAAAGACTCACCTGAACTCGCACCTGAGGAGCCACCTGGGCCTcaagctgtttgtgtgcagcgtCTGCGGGAAGGCGTGTTCTCGACAGGAACACCTGAACGTCCACATGAGGACGCACAACGGGGAGAGACCGTACCAGTGCACCGTCTGCGAGAAAGCCTTTACTCAGGGTCActgtctgaaaacacacatgaagagtcACCACCACCAGGAGAACACGTTCCTGAACGCACCGTCAAACTAA
- the LOC132958261 gene encoding uncharacterized protein LOC132958261 → MFYWMKRDSGGSEALDGLANMSKSEILRGIVTEKLTTAAQEILAVVERTVAGYEEEAAGFRREIDRQRKQLEVILQPRVTLEKTVLIQDEAGQDVVVLSEEDTQKTGLEDTGSLSMWWDGEEDEEQQLSEHLTTPSSRRRKEDLKDPDFQITPRVSSGRRKPGRPRLSDSQNHLDLKIRILENSQIDVLSNRVFPNSPLKDLRCPRGLQEADFLDLLRSTFPQLVDQEPLEFFTSDRSRRLLPLSVTTLTPEEICRSVRLSGAGKSALYIRQKTAGDPQSSDDVNLLQRGDVSPSTSAHQASTRVLSERRKRGRPRLGEEPTHHRLRVCLLEDSPSDVLSKGETSRWRSE, encoded by the exons ATGTTTTACtggatgaagagagacagcGGGGGGTCGGAGGCTCTGGACGGACTCGCTAACATGTCTAAATCCGAGATACTGAGAGGGATCGTCACCGAGAAACTGACCACGGCCGCGCAGGAGATCTTAGCGGTGGTGGAGAGAACCGTAGCCgggtacgaggaggaggcggcgggcTTCCGACGGGAGATCGACCGGCAGAGGAAGCAGCTGGAGGTCATCCTGCAGCCTCGGGTCACTCTGGAGAAAACAG TTCTGATTCAAGATGAAGCAGGTCAGGATGTGGTTGTTCTGAGTGAGGAGGACACACAGAAGACag GTTTGGAGGACACCGGGAGTCTGAGCATGTGGTGGGATggtgaggaagatgaagagcagCAGCTTTCAGAACATCTGACAACTCCGAGTTCAAGACGAAGAAAAGAAGACCTGAAGGACCCCGATTTTCAAATCACACCGAG AGTTAGTTCTGGCAGGAGAAAACCAGGCAGACCCCGACTCAGTGACTCCCAGAACCACCTAGACCTCAAGATCCGCATCCTGGAGAACTCTCAGATCGATGTCCTCTCAAATAGAG tGTTTCCAAACTCTCCGCTCAAGGACCTGAGGTGTCCTCGCGGACTACAGGAGGCGGACTTCCTGGACCTGCTCAGGTCGACCTTCCCTCAGCTGGTCGATCAGGAACCGTTAGAATTCTTCACGTCCGACAGATCGAGACGACTTCTTCCTCTGAGCGTCACGACTCTGACACCTGAGGAGATCTGCAGGAGCGTCAGGCTGAGCGGGGCGGGAAAGTCTGCCCTCTACATCCGGCAGAAG ACGGCGGGGGATCCTCAGAGCAGTGACGATGTAAacctcctgcagagaggagatgtGTCTCCGTCCACGTCAGCACATCAAGCGTCCACCAG AGTTCTGTCTGAAAGGAGGAAGCGTGGCAGACCCCGCCTCGGAGAAGAACCGACTCACCACCGTCTCAGAGTCTGCCTGCTGGAGGACTCCCCGTCTGACGTGCTCTCTAAAGGTGAAACTTCGAGATGGCGTTCTGAGTGA
- the LOC132958653 gene encoding F-box only protein 41-like: MSSSSSSSSSELPYFCPRCGDEFRFSSVPELRAHLVSRHTYETLLVLSQARVRSSRPGALLPLPGQTVSQRQSSSLGMRAHSFPLPLACLDLASSSASIQLLREMFGPSTDPSSAGPLEDSSSALALPGSVGPLPGKNLGRVGLQLGLDLGLSMGIGLEERLGLGLDHKIARTFAEVEERVSRRMGRLKVELQRREAELERERQEGERLKGEKQEVEDKAVYLAGQVSAAMAMMERLKKEVEGKERELDERQQEMVDIECFLRETAEREAEAKSRLQVFIETLLERADRAERQLLLLGSHTHHNHYTHHNDRYAQPYTPTPGRGGRSLDASTDDIIADKIQGTIGNRRSYSVSGSYRLGEQPYSQHHYSGPTGHMRTSSLGSGGWDGEGGFTQLHSHFYASPWARRERRERQWVGEGGGGRTWSKRNRRHHSTEEEEEEEDEEDGEEEEGFWSSAEMRRLIFARTHTPGSEVPSSLDSTPSRRHGDRNLGADTLRLRAGLFCVFPYLDVRSLLRAAEVCSDWRFVARHPAVWTRLRLENARVSAEFLSTLSQWCTQTQSVVLNNLKPRSRRANETREDYHKTTRGSVEPGVEALLRSAGGSLLHLSVSQCPHILTDRTLWLASCYSRNLQTLTYRSSSDPLGQEVLWALGAGCRNISSLQVAPAHPCQQPTRFGNRCLQTIGRCWPHIRSLSVGGAGCGTQGLVALVRSCSDLQILELERVTDLGLQVATDLCEAGLKSLETLILTHSPVSGQAILHFQSVCENIRSIVVEVSVVDYFEEPDTEESRHLFGEILTTLKVLQQRPGLFDVLTVKAEGFC, encoded by the exons atgtcttcctcctcctcctcctcttcctcggaGCTGCCCTACTTTTGTCCTCGCTGTGGGGACGAGTTTCGTTTCTCGTCTGTACCTGAGCTCAGGGCTCACCTGGTCAGCCGACACACCTACGAGACCCTGCTGGTGCTGTCGCAG GCTCGGGTTAGAAGCTCCAGACCCGGTGCCCTGCTCCCCCTCCCTGGACAAACTGTATCCCAAAGACAGAGCTCCTCCCTGGGCATGAGAGCCCACAGCTTCCCCCTGCCGCTGGCCTGCCTGGATCTGGCCTCGTCGTCCGCCTCCATTCAGCTGCTCAGGGAAATGTTCGGCCCTTCTACAGATCCTTCGTCTGCGGGACCTTTAGAGGACTCGTCCAGCGCTCTGGCCCTCCCCGGCTCTGTGGGGCCTCTTCCTGGGAAGAACCTGGGCCGGGTGGGGCTCCAGCTGGGCCTGGACTTGGGGCTGTCGATGGGGATCGGGCTGGAGGAGAGGCTGGGTCTGGGTCTGGATCATAAGATCGCTCGGACGTTtgcagaggtggaggagagggtgagCCGTCGCATGGGTCGACTGAAGGTGGAGCTACAGAGGAGGGAGGCGGAGCTTGAGCGGGAGAGGCAGGAGGGGGAGCGACTTAAGGgcgagaaacaggaagtggaagacAAGGCGGTTTACCTGGCCGGACAG GTCTCTGCTGCCATGGCGATGATGGAGCGATTAAAGAAAGAAGtggaaggaaaagagagagagctggacgAACGACAGCA GGAGATGGTGGACATCGAGTGTTTTCTGAGGGAGACCgcagagagagaggccgagGCCAAATCCAGACTGCAG GTTTTCATCGAGACGTTGTTGGAGCGAGCCGACCGCGCAGAGAGACAGTTACTGCTGctgggctcacacacacatcacaaccaCTACACACACCACAACGACAGGTACGCACAACCGTACACACCCACACCTGGCCGAGGAGGACGCAGTCTGGACGCCagcactgatgacatcatcgcaGACAAGATACAGGGAACCATCGGGAACagg aGGAGTTACAGTGTTTCAGGCTCCTACAGACTCGGGGAGCAGCCGTACAGCCAACACCACTACAG CGGTCCTACTGGTCATATGCGGACCTCGTCTCTGGGTTCAGGGGGATGGGACGGTGAGGGGGGGTTCACCCAGCTCCACTCCCACTTCTACGCTTCACCCTGGGCTCGacgagagagaagagagagacagtg ggtgggggagggaggaggtggaagaacCTGGAGCAAAAGAAACCGTCGTCACCACAgcactgaggaagaggaggaggaggaagacgaggaggacggagaggaggaggaaggattCTGGAGCAGCGCTGAGATGAGGAGGCTCATATTtgccaggacacacacacctggctcag AAGTCCCCTCCTCACTTGACTCCACCCCCTCCCGTCGTCATGGTGACAGAAACTTGGGGGCAGACACCTTGAGGCTGAGGGCGGGGCTTTTCTGCGTTTTTCCGTACCTTGATGTTCGCTCCCTGCTGCGGGCCGCTGAGGTCTGCTCAGATTGGCGCTTCGTAGCTAGGCACCCGGCGGTTTGGACACGCCTCCGGCTGGAGAACGCCAGAGTGTCAGCAGAG ttcctGTCCACTCTGTCTCAGTGGTGTACACAAACTCAGTCAGTGGTCCTCAACAACCTGAAGCCTCGGAGCAGACGAGCCAATGAGACGAGAGAGGATTATCACAAGACGACgcg AGGCAGCGTGGAGCCGGGGGTGGAGGCCTTGCTGCGGTCAGCAGGGGGCAGTCtgctccacctgtctgtctctcagtgtcCTCACATCCTCACAGACCGGACACTGTGGCTGGCCAGCTGCTACAGCCGGAACCTGCAGACGCTCACCTACAG GAGTTCTTCAGATCCTCTAGGTCAGGAGGTTCTCTGGGCCCTGGGTGCGGGCTGCAGGAACATCAGCAGCCTGCAGGTGGCACCAGCTCACCCCTG CCAACAACCCACTCGTTTTGGAAACCGTTGCCTGCAGACGATTGGCCGATGCTGGCCGCACATCCGCTCCCTCAGTGTGGGCGGGGCCGGCTGTGGGACTCAGGGATTGGTTGCTTTAG tgcgCAGCTGTTCTGACCTGCAGATCTTGGAGTTGGAGCGTGTTACCGACCTCGGCCTGCAGGTGGCGACAGATCTGTGTGAAGCTGGTCTGAAGAGTCTGGAGACTCTGATCCTGACGCACTCACCCGTCAGCGGTCAGGCCATCCTGCACTTCcaga gtgtgtgtgagaacatcaGGTCTATAGTGGTGGAGGTCTCTGTGGTGGATTACTTTGAAGAGCCAGACACCGAAGAATCTCGACACCTGTTTGGAGAAATCCTCACAACGCTGAAG GTTCTTCAGCAACGACCCGGACTCTTTGACGTCTTGACGGTTAAAGCCGAAGGATTCTGCTGA
- the LOC132958262 gene encoding ceramide-1-phosphate transfer protein-like isoform X1, which yields MVFLRRTMLLRFLLMSAILALFLFISSLWLPNGGLRDCGGPWQPCLSFHKQMPEPPLALGEWVELNKAPPLIKDCPGQSFQALLLLQYLKSSLADADDLLLESYLQSWDQLLKFMESLGTMVSFFSQKVKEKVVLIRELSLKHSAEAHGKRGLSVRSGLQTPESFGLQRGVRGRSVVKSFLTDLRSTVNHSLYFSFKAYRSLRSMVKAELKEGVVDFSRRTDSGCRTLLRLHRSLLWLKLMLEGLADGPDADGRYKTPGELSRDAYEVALAPHHPWLLRQAAEFVFLALPERRYFLQLVCVQSQREATPVLHVIIHALKLVHTQTQRILHEHDMLELP from the exons ATGGTTTTCCTCAGACGGACGATGCTGCTTCGCTTCCTGCTAATGTCGGCCATTTTGGCTCTGTTCCTCTTCATCAGCTCGCTCTGGCTAC cTAACGGTGGACTCAGAGACTGTGGCGGTCCTTGGCAGCCATGTTTGAGTTTTCACAAACAAAtg CCTGAGCCGCCATTGGCTCTCGGGGAGTGGGTGGAGCTGAACAAAGCCCCGCCCCTAATAAAGGATTGTCCTGGCCAGTCGTTTCAGgcccttcttcttctgcagtatTTAAAGTCGAGCCTGGCGGACGCTGACGACCTCCTGCTGGAGTCCTACCTGCAGAGCTGGGATCAGTTACTCAA ATTCATGGAGTCTCTGGGGACGATGGTCAGTTTCTTTTCTCAGAAGGTGAAGGAAAAGGTTGTACTGATACGAgagctgtcactcaaacacaGCGCAGAGGCTCATGGGAAACGTGGTCTGTCCGTCCGCAGTGGACTACAAACCCCAGAGTCGTTTGGGCTCCAAagaggagtaagaggaagaaGTGTTGTTAAATCCTTCCTGACTGATTTAAGATCAACTGTCAACcattctctttatttttctttcaaggCCTATCGTTCACTACGATCCATGGTGAAGGCGGAGCTAAAAGAGGGCGTGGTCGACTTCTCTCGCCGTACAGATTCAGGTTGCAGGACTCTGCTGCGGCTGCATCGCTCTCTGCTGTGGTTGAAGCTCATGTTGGAAGGTTTAGCTGACGGACCAGACGCAGACGGGCGATACAAAACACCGGGAGAGCTGAGCAG AGATGCGTATGAGGTGGCGTTGGCTCCTCACCACCCCTGGCTGCTCCGTCAGGCTGCAGAGTTCGTCTTCCTCGCGCTCCCAGAGAGACGCTACTTCctgcagcttgtgtgtgttcagagccaGCGAGAGGCCACGCCCGTCCTGCACGTCATCATCCACGCCCTGAAGCTCGTGCACACCCAAACGCAGCGCATCCTGCATGAACATGACATGCTCGAGCTGCCCTGA
- the LOC132958262 gene encoding ceramide-1-phosphate transfer protein-like isoform X2, translating into MVFLRRTMLLRFLLMSAILALFLFISSLWLPNGGLRDCGGPWQPCLSFHKQMPEPPLALGEWVELNKAPPLIKDCPGQSFQALLLLQYLKSSLADADDLLLESYLQSWDQLLKFMESLGTMVSFFSQKVKEKVVLIRELSLKHSAEAHGKRGLSVRSGLQTPESFGLQRGAYRSLRSMVKAELKEGVVDFSRRTDSGCRTLLRLHRSLLWLKLMLEGLADGPDADGRYKTPGELSRDAYEVALAPHHPWLLRQAAEFVFLALPERRYFLQLVCVQSQREATPVLHVIIHALKLVHTQTQRILHEHDMLELP; encoded by the exons ATGGTTTTCCTCAGACGGACGATGCTGCTTCGCTTCCTGCTAATGTCGGCCATTTTGGCTCTGTTCCTCTTCATCAGCTCGCTCTGGCTAC cTAACGGTGGACTCAGAGACTGTGGCGGTCCTTGGCAGCCATGTTTGAGTTTTCACAAACAAAtg CCTGAGCCGCCATTGGCTCTCGGGGAGTGGGTGGAGCTGAACAAAGCCCCGCCCCTAATAAAGGATTGTCCTGGCCAGTCGTTTCAGgcccttcttcttctgcagtatTTAAAGTCGAGCCTGGCGGACGCTGACGACCTCCTGCTGGAGTCCTACCTGCAGAGCTGGGATCAGTTACTCAA ATTCATGGAGTCTCTGGGGACGATGGTCAGTTTCTTTTCTCAGAAGGTGAAGGAAAAGGTTGTACTGATACGAgagctgtcactcaaacacaGCGCAGAGGCTCATGGGAAACGTGGTCTGTCCGTCCGCAGTGGACTACAAACCCCAGAGTCGTTTGGGCTCCAAagagga gCCTATCGTTCACTACGATCCATGGTGAAGGCGGAGCTAAAAGAGGGCGTGGTCGACTTCTCTCGCCGTACAGATTCAGGTTGCAGGACTCTGCTGCGGCTGCATCGCTCTCTGCTGTGGTTGAAGCTCATGTTGGAAGGTTTAGCTGACGGACCAGACGCAGACGGGCGATACAAAACACCGGGAGAGCTGAGCAG AGATGCGTATGAGGTGGCGTTGGCTCCTCACCACCCCTGGCTGCTCCGTCAGGCTGCAGAGTTCGTCTTCCTCGCGCTCCCAGAGAGACGCTACTTCctgcagcttgtgtgtgttcagagccaGCGAGAGGCCACGCCCGTCCTGCACGTCATCATCCACGCCCTGAAGCTCGTGCACACCCAAACGCAGCGCATCCTGCATGAACATGACATGCTCGAGCTGCCCTGA